From Roseburia hominis, the proteins below share one genomic window:
- the rpsR gene encoding 30S ribosomal protein S18, producing MAFEKGNRPDSPMKRRGGRRRKKVCVFCGKENNEIDYKDVAKLKKYVSERGKILPRRITGNCAKHQRALTVAIKRARHIALMPYVQD from the coding sequence ATGGCATTCGAAAAGGGAAACAGACCGGATTCTCCGATGAAGAGAAGAGGCGGACGCAGAAGAAAAAAAGTTTGCGTGTTCTGTGGAAAAGAGAACAACGAGATCGATTATAAAGATGTAGCAAAATTAAAGAAATATGTTTCTGAGAGAGGAAAGATCCTTCCGAGAAGAATCACAGGAAACTGTGCAAAGCATCAGAGAGCTCTTACTGTAGCGATCAAGAGAGCAAGACATATTGCTTTAATGCCGTACGTACAGGACTAA
- the rpsF gene encoding 30S ribosomal protein S6, whose protein sequence is MSKYELAVVVSAKLEDDARAEVIEKVKALVTRFGGNITDVDEWGKKRLAYEIQKMKEAYYYFVHFESDTTAPGEIEQRIRIMDGVIRYLCVKQEA, encoded by the coding sequence ATGAGCAAGTATGAATTAGCAGTTGTTGTCAGCGCAAAACTCGAAGACGACGCCAGAGCAGAGGTTATCGAAAAGGTGAAAGCACTTGTAACACGTTTCGGCGGTAACATCACTGACGTTGATGAGTGGGGTAAGAAGAGATTAGCTTACGAGATTCAGAAGATGAAAGAGGCTTATTACTACTTCGTACACTTCGAATCTGATACAACCGCACCGGGCGAGATCGAGCAGAGAATTCGTATCATGGACGGTGTGATCAGATATTTATGCGTGAAACAGGAAGCTTAG
- a CDS encoding DUF951 domain-containing protein, whose translation MDTKFEVGDIIKMKKPHPCGSQEWEILRVGADFRLKCMGCAHQVMVPRRLVEKNTREIRKKA comes from the coding sequence ATGGATACGAAATTCGAAGTGGGAGATATTATTAAAATGAAAAAGCCTCACCCCTGCGGCAGCCAGGAATGGGAGATTCTGCGGGTCGGTGCGGATTTCCGTCTGAAATGCATGGGCTGCGCGCACCAGGTCATGGTGCCAAGGCGCCTCGTAGAAAAAAATACCAGGGAAATCCGTAAAAAGGCTTGA
- the ssb gene encoding single-stranded DNA-binding protein yields MNKVILMGRLTRDPEVRYSQGENALAIARYTLAVDRRFKRDGEQTADFINCVVFGKSAEFTERYFRQGMRVTISGRIQTGSYTNRDGVKVYTTEVVVEEQEFAESKNASNAGGGLSYGGPSYGNQPYQSAPAPAPMADAGDGFMNIPDGIDEELPFN; encoded by the coding sequence ATGAATAAAGTGATTTTAATGGGACGTTTGACAAGAGATCCTGAAGTAAGATATTCACAGGGCGAGAACGCACTCGCTATTGCAAGATATACATTGGCAGTAGACCGCAGATTCAAGCGCGACGGAGAACAGACCGCAGATTTTATCAACTGCGTTGTGTTTGGAAAGAGCGCGGAGTTCACAGAACGCTATTTCCGTCAGGGAATGCGCGTGACCATCAGCGGAAGAATCCAGACTGGAAGCTATACCAACAGGGACGGCGTGAAGGTTTACACGACTGAGGTCGTAGTGGAGGAGCAGGAGTTCGCAGAGAGCAAGAATGCAAGTAATGCAGGCGGTGGACTGTCTTATGGAGGACCGAGTTATGGCAATCAGCCATATCAGTCAGCCCCGGCTCCGGCACCTATGGCAGACGCAGGTGACGGATTTATGAACATTCCGGATGGAATTGACGAAGAGTTACCGTTTAACTAA